The following proteins are co-located in the Plasmodium brasilianum strain Bolivian I chromosome 11, whole genome shotgun sequence genome:
- a CDS encoding ATP synthase-associated protein: MNVSKCLLSSSKILKRNVEFKEIFTPRWFLDAPNYSRMPLWRRFFEGQYTNGSFLFFGNAWTSMFAFAFVLWFSRIFDPPPLERVDKYWLNSPKFRILSAFYNEGKRPGVKISFMTYEARYFYRGIDHPFTINEIKDLWFKLRENYLIESIPAIQYPYVFRQYNNVSTPVDLHVHLH; the protein is encoded by the coding sequence ATGAATGTTTCAAAATGTTTGTTAAGCAGTTCGAAAATACTGAAGAGAAATGTAGAGTTTAAGGAAATATTTACTCCAAGATGGTTTCTAGATGCCCCGAATTACAGTCGTATGCCTTTATGGAGAAGATTTTTTGAAGGTCAGTACACAAATGGGTCCTTCTTATTTTTTGGAAACGCATGGACATCAATGTTTGCTTTTGCATTTGTTTTGTGGTTTTCAAGAATTTTCGATCCACCCCCATTAGAGAGAGTTGACAAGTATTGGTTAAATTCCCCAAAATTTCGTATCTTATCAGCATTTTATAATGAGGGTAAAAGACCAGGTGtgaaaatttcttttatgaCATATGAAGCtagatatttttatagaGGTATTGATCATCCTTTTACcattaatgaaattaaagaTTTGTGGTTTAAATTaagagaaaattatttaatcgAGAGTATACCAGCTATTCAATATCCTTATGTTTTTAGGCAGTACAATAATGTTTCCACCCCTGTGGATTTGCATGTGCATCTTcattaa